From the genome of Geminocystis herdmanii PCC 6308, one region includes:
- a CDS encoding DUF4040 domain-containing protein — MNNPDLFVYVIVALLPLSAFLLVIQVNPYDALVVRCTLGAIAALVYAILGAGDVALTEALMGTLLAISLYVIAVRSSLVMRLGVLKEDSSNVNDSEKENLFLSLIDSFKSIIAKYYLRLELINYNDRDSLENALKAKDVHGILYPDNLEKNSYQTILRIERLYEIFTAQKSNFNSNLTYINYPENQSKKS; from the coding sequence ATGAATAATCCTGATTTATTTGTTTATGTCATCGTCGCCTTATTACCATTGTCGGCTTTTTTGTTGGTAATTCAAGTTAATCCCTATGATGCTTTAGTAGTTCGATGTACTTTGGGCGCCATCGCAGCTTTAGTTTATGCTATTTTGGGTGCAGGAGATGTGGCTTTAACGGAGGCTTTAATGGGTACACTGTTAGCCATATCATTGTACGTTATTGCGGTTCGATCGTCCTTAGTGATGCGTTTAGGGGTGTTAAAAGAGGATTCATCAAATGTTAATGACTCAGAGAAAGAGAATTTATTTTTATCATTGATAGACAGTTTTAAATCGATAATTGCTAAATATTATTTACGGTTAGAGTTAATTAATTATAACGATCGAGATAGTTTAGAAAATGCTTTAAAAGCAAAAGATGTTCATGGTATTTTGTACCCTGATAACTTAGAAAAAAATTCTTATCAAACTATTTTAAGAATCGAGAGATTATACGAAATTTTTACAGCTCAAAAATCTAATTTTAATTCTAATTTAACTTATATTAATTATCCTGAAAATCAAAGTAAAAAATCATGA
- a CDS encoding Na(+)/H(+) antiporter subunit B, with the protein MKIVYLIAGIALFLKILIIPNPMLESEEVFIVETIVEETGVTNAVSGIIFRNRLYDTISEVVVFTIAILGVQYLFGDETPSTKVYRFTDEPSIVLARLAATISALVGIELALRGHLSPGGGFAAGVALGTAIGLIVITSSIQSMEKIYQDYNASKWEKFIVVLFIILSTITLMGFELPYGNLGSLISGGIIPILNILVALKVGLGSWAVILLFIRYRGLL; encoded by the coding sequence ATGAAAATAGTTTATTTAATCGCAGGAATTGCTCTTTTTCTCAAAATATTAATCATTCCTAATCCGATGTTAGAATCTGAGGAAGTTTTTATCGTAGAAACCATTGTGGAGGAGACGGGAGTAACTAATGCAGTATCTGGAATTATTTTTCGCAATCGTCTTTATGATACCATCAGCGAAGTGGTCGTATTTACGATCGCAATCTTAGGGGTACAATATCTTTTCGGGGATGAAACTCCTTCTACAAAAGTATATCGCTTTACCGACGAACCATCCATCGTACTTGCTCGTTTAGCCGCAACTATTTCCGCCTTAGTGGGCATAGAATTAGCCTTAAGGGGACATTTATCCCCCGGAGGAGGATTCGCCGCTGGAGTAGCCCTTGGTACAGCTATTGGCTTAATTGTGATCACTTCTTCTATTCAATCAATGGAAAAAATTTATCAAGATTATAATGCTTCTAAATGGGAAAAATTTATCGTAGTTTTATTTATAATTTTATCCACTATAACATTGATGGGTTTTGAATTACCTTACGGAAATTTAGGTTCATTAATCAGTGGTGGGATAATTCCCATATTAAATATATTAGTTGCTTTAAAAGTTGGTTTAGGTTCTTGGGCGGTTATTTTACTTTTTATTCGCTATCGAGGATTGTTGTAA
- a CDS encoding Calx-beta domain-containing protein: protein MTIIDGTSGNDNILGTSANETINGLGGNDTLSGGLGNDILSGGAGNDLFALEYFESSSFTRNTDIVTDFVSGQDKIDLRNIGISDFGTILILLGEDENGTAQITTRYNLSNSSDYFYRLKINGLRANQLKASDFNFSIVNTSSVIIGTNAADDLFGGLGDDTLQGRNGNDRLFGEQGNDVLQGGLGDDTLYGGAGNDLFALEYFESSAFTRETNIVADFVIGQDKIDLRNIGISDFGTILLLLGEDENGTAQITTRYNLSNSSDYFYRLKINGLRENQLKASDFNFSIVNTSSVTIGSNASDDLFGGLGNDTLQGRNGNDRLFGEQGNDVLQGGLGDDTLYGGAGNDLFALEYFESSAFTRETNIVADFVIGQDKIDLRNIGISDYTTLLILLGEDENGTAQITTRYNLSNSSDYFYRLKINGLRANQLQGNQFNFNNVTNNSLITGSNASDDLFGGLGNDTLQGRSGNDRLFGERGNDSLEGSVGNDTLYGGLGDDIAIFTGTRSQYSWTNNQGVFTITDSVNNRDGVDVLYGIQKLKFSDQTVTIAPVEINPTLSINNVSVIEGNNGTKTLVFTVTRSGTPYNNISVNYTTANGTATAGSDYIAKTGILTFGINETTKTISVIVNGDNTVELNENFFVNLSNATNATISDSQGIGTITNDDFPSLRINDVTISEGNSGTKTLVFTVTRTGTALQPITVNYATANGTAIAGSDYIAKTGSLTFATNETSKTISVVVNGDTAVEANENFFVNLSNATNATIIDSQGIGTITNDDVNGLVLLGTSNADTLTGNTANDTLRGFDGNDSLNGSDGNDNLNGGNGNDRLLGGNGNDILLGGTGNDNLNGGSGNDTLVSASGNDTLTGGTGVDRFVFKYADEGVDTITDFSVTDDKIVISASGFATNLTANANLASSAFIIGTDATNSSHRFIYNSSNGALVFDEDGTGLIPAVRIATLNTGLAMTNQNIFVET, encoded by the coding sequence ATGACAATCATAGATGGCACTTCTGGAAATGACAATATTTTAGGAACTTCCGCCAATGAAACTATTAATGGATTAGGTGGAAATGATACTCTTTCTGGTGGTTTAGGGAATGATATTCTTTCCGGTGGAGCAGGTAACGACTTATTTGCTTTAGAATATTTTGAGTCTTCTTCCTTTACTCGTAATACTGATATTGTCACTGACTTTGTTTCTGGTCAAGATAAAATAGATTTAAGAAATATTGGTATCAGTGATTTTGGCACAATTCTGATTCTTTTAGGAGAAGATGAGAATGGTACAGCACAAATTACCACCCGTTATAATTTGTCTAATAGTAGTGATTATTTCTATCGTCTCAAAATCAATGGTTTGAGAGCGAATCAGTTAAAAGCCAGTGACTTTAATTTTAGCATCGTCAATACTAGCTCTGTCATAATAGGTACTAATGCCGCCGATGATTTATTTGGTGGTTTGGGCGATGACACTCTTCAAGGTAGAAATGGAAACGATCGATTATTCGGGGAACAAGGCAACGACGTATTACAAGGGGGATTAGGTGATGATACCCTTTATGGTGGTGCAGGTAATGACTTATTTGCTTTAGAGTATTTTGAATCTTCGGCTTTTACTCGTGAAACAAACATTGTCGCTGATTTTGTGATTGGTCAAGATAAAATAGATTTAAGAAATATTGGCATCAGCGATTTCGGAACTATTTTGCTTCTTTTAGGAGAAGATGAAAACGGTACTGCTCAAATTACCACTCGTTATAATTTGTCTAATAGTAGTGATTATTTCTATCGTCTCAAAATCAATGGTTTGAGAGAGAATCAGTTAAAAGCCAGTGACTTTAATTTTAGCATCGTCAATACTAGCTCTGTCACAATAGGTAGTAATGCCTCCGATGATTTATTTGGCGGTTTAGGCAATGATACCCTTCAAGGTAGAAATGGAAACGATCGACTATTCGGGGAACAAGGTAACGATGTCTTACAAGGTGGTTTAGGTGATGATACCCTTTATGGTGGTGCAGGTAATGACTTATTTGCTTTAGAGTATTTTGAATCTTCGGCTTTTACTCGTGAAACAAACATTGTTGCTGATTTTGTCATCGGTCAAGATAAAATAGATTTAAGAAACATCGGTATCAGTGACTATACCACTCTTCTGATTCTTTTAGGAGAAGATGAAAATGGCACAGCTCAAATTACCACTCGTTATAATTTGTCTAATAGTAGTGATTATTTCTATCGTCTCAAAATCAATGGTTTGAGAGCTAATCAATTACAAGGAAATCAGTTCAATTTTAATAACGTCACCAATAATTCTCTGATAACCGGTAGCAATGCTTCCGATGATTTATTTGGCGGTTTAGGCAATGATACTCTTCAAGGTAGAAGCGGAAACGATCGATTATTCGGAGAGCGAGGCAACGATTCTTTAGAAGGAAGTGTTGGGAATGATACTCTTTACGGTGGTTTAGGAGATGACATTGCCATTTTTACGGGGACTCGTTCACAATATTCTTGGACGAATAATCAAGGAGTATTTACTATCACCGATAGTGTTAACAATCGAGATGGTGTAGATGTTTTGTATGGTATTCAAAAACTAAAATTTTCCGATCAAACTGTTACGATCGCACCTGTAGAAATTAACCCGACTCTTTCCATCAATAATGTTAGTGTAATTGAAGGTAATAACGGAACTAAAACTCTTGTTTTTACCGTTACCCGTTCAGGTACACCATACAATAATATTAGCGTTAACTATACCACCGCCAATGGAACAGCCACAGCAGGAAGTGACTATATCGCCAAAACGGGTATTTTAACCTTTGGTATTAACGAAACCACTAAAACTATTTCTGTAATAGTCAATGGTGATAATACAGTAGAACTCAATGAAAATTTCTTTGTTAACCTGAGTAATGCCACTAATGCCACCATCAGTGATAGTCAAGGTATCGGCACCATTACTAATGATGATTTTCCCAGTTTACGAATTAATGATGTAACAATCTCAGAAGGTAATAGCGGTACTAAAACTCTAGTGTTTACTGTCACTCGCACGGGTACAGCGTTGCAACCAATTACCGTTAATTATGCCACAGCCAATGGTACAGCGATCGCAGGAAGTGACTATATTGCCAAAACAGGTAGTTTAACTTTTGCTACCAATGAAACCAGTAAAACTATTTCTGTGGTAGTTAATGGAGATACGGCAGTAGAAGCCAATGAAAATTTCTTTGTTAACCTGAGTAACGCCACTAATGCCACCATCATTGATAGTCAAGGTATCGGTACTATTACTAATGATGATGTCAATGGACTTGTTCTTCTAGGCACAAGTAATGCAGATACCCTTACGGGAAACACCGCCAATGACACCTTGCGAGGCTTTGATGGTAATGATAGTTTAAATGGCTCTGATGGTAATGATAACTTAAATGGTGGCAATGGAAACGATCGACTTCTTGGCGGTAACGGAAATGATATTTTACTAGGTGGCACTGGTAATGATAATCTTAACGGTGGTAGTGGTAATGATACTCTTGTTTCCGCCTCTGGTAATGATACTTTAACAGGAGGTACTGGGGTCGATCGATTTGTATTCAAATATGCTGATGAAGGAGTGGACACCATTACTGATTTTTCTGTCACTGACGATAAAATTGTCATCTCAGCCTCTGGTTTTGCCACTAATTTAACCGCTAATGCTAATTTAGCATCTTCTGCGTTCATAATTGGTACGGATGCAACTAATAGTAGTCATCGTTTTATTTATAATAGTAGTAATGGTGCTTTAGTATTTGATGAAGATGGTACAGGATTAATTCCTGCCGTCAGAATTGCGACTCTTAATACAGGTTTAGCCATGACAAATCAAAATATTTTTGTAGAAACCTAA
- the dxr gene encoding 1-deoxy-D-xylulose-5-phosphate reductoisomerase, whose translation MKLISILGSTGSIGTQTLDIVRENPDGFQVVGLAAGNNITLLAEQIREFNPEIVAIQNPDKLLELKSSIEDCPQQPILLAGKDAICEVAKYGKAQSVVTGIVGCAGLLPTITAIKAGKDIALANKETLIAGAPVVLPLIKEYGVKLLPADSEHSAIFQCLQGVPEKGLRKIILTASGGSFRDLPVEKLASVTVKDALKHPNWSMGQKITIDSATLMNKGLEVIEAHYLFGLDYDDIDIVIHPQSIIHSMIELQDTSVLAQLGWADMRLPLLYALSYPDRIPTNWETLDLVKVGSLTFREPDHSKYPCMQLAYDAGRAGGCLPAVLNAANEQVVALFLQEKIGFLDIPRIIESVCDRFSSQNKSNPSLEDILHADQWARQQVLDKLSVLT comes from the coding sequence ATGAAACTAATTTCTATACTAGGTTCAACAGGCTCGATCGGAACTCAAACTTTAGATATAGTAAGGGAAAATCCCGATGGATTTCAAGTAGTGGGGTTAGCCGCTGGAAATAATATCACCCTTTTAGCGGAACAAATTCGAGAATTTAACCCTGAGATTGTAGCCATTCAAAATCCTGATAAGCTATTAGAATTGAAAAGTTCGATCGAAGATTGCCCCCAACAACCTATTCTATTAGCAGGAAAAGATGCTATTTGTGAAGTAGCCAAGTATGGCAAAGCGCAAAGCGTGGTGACTGGTATTGTGGGCTGTGCAGGATTATTACCCACCATCACCGCCATTAAAGCAGGAAAAGACATCGCCTTAGCCAATAAAGAAACCCTCATTGCTGGTGCACCTGTAGTATTACCTTTAATTAAAGAATACGGTGTCAAATTGTTACCCGCAGACTCCGAACATTCAGCAATTTTTCAGTGTTTACAAGGTGTACCCGAAAAAGGCTTACGCAAAATCATTTTAACCGCTTCTGGTGGCTCATTTCGTGATTTACCCGTAGAAAAATTGGCTAGTGTAACCGTTAAAGATGCCTTAAAACATCCTAACTGGTCTATGGGACAAAAGATCACGATCGACTCTGCAACCTTGATGAATAAAGGTTTAGAAGTGATTGAAGCTCATTATCTATTCGGTTTAGACTATGATGATATTGATATAGTTATCCATCCTCAAAGCATCATACATTCCATGATCGAGCTACAGGATACATCAGTATTAGCTCAATTAGGGTGGGCAGATATGCGTTTACCCCTACTCTATGCCTTATCTTATCCCGATCGAATCCCTACCAACTGGGAAACCTTAGATTTAGTGAAAGTAGGTAGTTTAACCTTCCGTGAACCAGATCATAGTAAATATCCTTGTATGCAATTAGCCTATGATGCTGGACGGGCTGGAGGTTGTCTTCCTGCGGTATTAAATGCGGCGAATGAGCAAGTTGTGGCGTTATTTTTACAGGAAAAAATCGGTTTTCTCGATATTCCGCGCATCATTGAATCTGTGTGCGATCGTTTTTCTAGTCAAAATAAATCAAATCCTAGCTTAGAAGATATTTTACACGCCGATCAATGGGCAAGACAACAGGTTTTAGATAAATTATCCGTGCTAACCTAA
- a CDS encoding prephenate/arogenate dehydrogenase has translation MKIGIIGLGLIGGSLALDLTNLGYHVIGVSRQLKTCNQAIERSIVSQASTEFDILAQTEVIFICTPIGSILITLERIIKHLPPDVIITDVGSVKGSIVPQATELWANFVGAHPMAGTANQGIEAVEANLFKNAPCVITPLENTSTKNVERVKNIWHEVGCKIYETTPEIHDRAVAWISHLPVMISANLINSCINHENQEVVNMAKKLASSGFKDTSRVGGGNPELGLMMAQYNKEQLLNSLKEYQQNLSLIINDIETEKWENLEHLLTKTNQERPNFL, from the coding sequence ATGAAAATAGGTATTATTGGTTTAGGCTTAATCGGAGGCTCGTTGGCTTTAGATTTAACCAATCTTGGTTATCATGTTATCGGGGTTTCTCGTCAATTAAAAACTTGTAATCAGGCGATCGAGCGAAGCATAGTAAGTCAAGCTAGTACTGAATTTGATATTTTGGCTCAAACAGAAGTAATTTTTATTTGTACCCCCATAGGCTCAATTTTAATTACCTTAGAGAGAATAATTAAGCATTTACCACCTGATGTTATTATTACAGATGTAGGTTCTGTTAAAGGTTCGATCGTACCTCAAGCTACGGAATTATGGGCTAATTTTGTCGGCGCTCACCCCATGGCAGGTACAGCAAATCAAGGCATTGAAGCCGTAGAAGCGAATTTATTTAAAAATGCACCCTGTGTTATCACTCCCTTAGAAAATACCTCGACAAAAAATGTGGAGAGAGTGAAAAACATCTGGCATGAGGTGGGTTGCAAAATATATGAAACCACTCCAGAAATACACGATCGAGCTGTAGCATGGATTTCTCATTTACCCGTAATGATTAGTGCTAATTTGATTAATAGTTGCATCAATCATGAAAATCAAGAAGTAGTAAATATGGCGAAAAAATTGGCAAGTTCGGGATTTAAAGACACCAGCAGAGTGGGGGGAGGAAATCCAGAATTAGGCTTAATGATGGCACAATATAATAAAGAACAATTATTAAATTCTTTGAAAGAATATCAACAAAATTTAAGCCTAATTATTAACGATATTGAAACAGAAAAATGGGAAAATTTAGAGCATCTTTTAACCAAAACGAACCAAGAAAGACCTAATTTTCTTTAA